The Quercus robur chromosome 7, dhQueRobu3.1, whole genome shotgun sequence genome has a segment encoding these proteins:
- the LOC126691320 gene encoding NAD-dependent protein deacetylase HST1-like, with product MLGGSKATSSHIPSLCLDDKEDEVEGELDEEIEGEYEYDKVDREEEEDEEEEDGEEVDGKEEDEDGEEVDEEEEAEAVALGLSALKLVMDVPDSNRDWKNQYFFVQGSNWVCKLDKWDSIEGEYNNTWGNLDKSCELSTAFSIVKDPDLDECLEHERDALGDSGLFDLMRIWYAAKEVVIKRLRACLKEESDQLKKYKEGIQTLNSKVKTLTEQVKKLNGATRHAEELTEANAILTVEVISLHESTEKIELTVPSTPRLDDKVVEVDDKEGDIPENVVTPQVVEGDGQPQAEEVRWI from the exons ATGTTAGGAGGTAGTAAAGCGACAAGCAGTCACATCCCGTCCCTCTGTCTAGATGACAAAG AAGATGAGGTGGAGGGAGAACTGGATGAGGAGATAGAAGGAGAATATGAGTATGATAAGGTGGATAGAGAGGAAGAGgaggatgaagaggaagaggatgGTGAGGAAGTAGATGGGAAAGAAGAGGATGAGGACGGTGAGGAAGTAGACGAGGAAGAAGAGGCAGAGGCTGTAGCACTTGGTTTGTCAG CGTTGAAGTTGGTGATGGACGTCCCTGACTCCAATCGTGATTGGAAGaaccaatatttttttgttcaagGCTCAAACTGGGTGTGTAAACTCGACAAATGGGATAGCATAGAGGGCGAATACAACAATACCTGGGGTAATTTGGACAAGTCATGTGAGTTGTCG ACGGCGTTCTCCATTGTCAAGGATCCTGATCTTGACGAGTGTTTGGAGCATGAGAGAGATGCTTTGGGGGACTCCGGGCTTTTTGACCTGATGAGG ATTTGGTATGCTGCTAAAGAGGTCGTTATCAAGCGCTTGAGGGCTTGTCTAAAGGAGGAGTCTGACCAGCTGAAGAAGTATAAGGAAGGGATACAGACTCTTAACAGCAAAGTCAAAACCTTGACGGAGCAAGTGAAGAAACTCAATGGTGCTACCCGTCATGCTGAGGAGCTGACGGAGGCTAACGCCATCCTAACAGTGGAGGTGATCTCCCTCCATGAATCCACAGAGAAG ATTGAGCTTACCGTTCCTTCAACTCCTAGGCTAGATGACAAGGTTGTTGAGGTTGATGATAAGGAAGGGGATATTCCTGAGAATGTCGTCACTCCTCAAGTGGTTGAAGGCGACGGTCAACCCCAAGCTGAAGAGGTGCGGTGGATATAG
- the LOC126693273 gene encoding probable LRR receptor-like serine/threonine-protein kinase At3g47570: MIGHVGDFGLARFLQEATQECFTNQSSSIRLRGTIGYAPPEYGMGNEVSIYGDVYSYGILLLEMFIGKRPTDNIFKDNLNLHDFVTRAMPEQVSNIVDPIIFWKSEDMETRTNDTQIQNRIGCPKILECLILIFGIGVSCSMESPRERMNISDVVAQLHLMREKLLRTRICRERLQLTGTEGQ, translated from the exons ATGATTGGACATGTTGGTGACTTTGGCTTGGCAAGGTTCCTTCAGGAGGCTACCCAAGAGTGTTTCACTAATCAATCAAGCTCTATCAGATTAAGAGGAACAATTGGTTATGCTCCTCCAG AATATGGTATGGGAAACGAGGTGTCAATTTATGGTGATGTCTACAGTTATGGCATACTATTATTGGAGATGTTCATAGGAAAAAGGCCCACTGATAACATTTTCAAAGACAACTTGAACCTTCATGATTTCGTTACAAGAGCTATGCCTGAACAAGTGAGTAACATTGTGGATcctattattttttggaaaagtgaagaTATGGAAACAAGGACAAATGATACTCAAATTCAAAATCGAATAGGATGTCCCAAAATTCTGGAGTGcttgattttgatatttggaATAGGAGTTTCTTGTTCTATGGAATCTCCAAGAGAAAGGATGAACATTAGTGATGTTGTAGCTCAATTGCACTTGATGAGAGAAAAGCTCCTCAGAACAAGAATATGCCGAGAAAGACTTCAACTTACAG GTACAGAGGGCCAATGA